The following DNA comes from Anopheles merus strain MAF unplaced genomic scaffold, AmerM5.1 LNR4000639, whole genome shotgun sequence.
CGAGTAGCAGCAAATGAATTATCTCGAAAACTAAGCGTCGAAGGAGAAACGTTCTCTTTCGCTACACGCATCCAAATCCCGATGTAAATTGAAGTGTTCGATGGCTTTTTCCATCACGAATCATATACCAAAATTCGGTTCATTTTCCGGAGCCCGTTTTCAAATGACAGCCCGTGGCGCGTTCTGCAGAAGGACTTTGACTCCGATTTTGAGTAACGAGTGTTGGTCGTACCTACGCAAATGGTCGTTCCAAATTTGGTCTACTAGCCGCGCTCTATCCAACGAGGGATAACAATGGATCCGGGAAGGGTGAAAAAACATTCCCACACCTGTGTGTAAAACggtgaaaatttcacacaaaatcacgttttttgactggAAGAGTCGAGCTGAGTGGTTCCTAGGAGGACACGCTTGtgagacaaaagttgcacaacttgTACCGACGCGTCTGTCGCTGCCTGATATAGCTTTGTATTAGTTTCCGTTCGAAAGTAATTTGACGTTTTTCCTTCCTGCAGTATGGAACAGGGAGGGCGGGAGGAGGTGCAATACCCCACCGTCGGATAGTACTTGGCGAGAGCTTTCCATCGATGCCCCGCACGCACGCCCTTATAtaagctcgcgttcgaaagctATGCTCATGTAAAGGTGGCCTATCAAAATTTGTGTTCGTGGATCGGCGTCGGCAGTGGAAAACATCCCCACAATGTACGTTTGAAGTTGATGCTATCCGGCGAGGAAGAGTGGAAAATCGCAATCATTGCAAACTCGAAAATTAACTCGTTTTATATAGGCATTTgtacatttcaatttattccaaTGCTATACGTGTATTTTTACATGGAATCTTACactaaaatacaataaatacatATTTATTTCCCTTCAACCCCCATAGCATCAAATGTACGTGTAGCTTCGTTGAGCAAACGCTTGGTGTCCCACTGACCGTCCTCTTTGGTTAGGCCGCTGGTGAGTCTGACAACACCAGAGGCCAACATCCAGTGGCGCCACGAGGAGGCAGAGGATCGGATTTGGCCACCGTCCCAGCATCGGGCTGTTCCTTCACGGCGCCTTATACTGGGGTGACTTACACGTCACTTTAGGAAAGCTGgaacgaagagagagagagagagagagagagaaaagaaattaGGTGCTGGTTTAGCAGCCAAACCGGTTCCAATCGAAATGCAAATCGTGCTGCATGGAATGTTGGCGCAACAGATTCCGGAACATCCGCTTCAGCTCGGTATAGTCCGGCGCGTCGCAGAATTCCATCCGCAACGCGTACTCGGTCAACCGCTGAAACTCAGCCGGCAGTCCTCTGCACAGCTCGCTGGGCGTAATGCACAACTTCAGAAGCAGTGCCTCGTCCGGATCAAATCGCTCCTCGGTACCATACCACGGTAGGCCACCGCGGAGCAAAAACACCAGCATGTAGGCGAGTGACAAAATGTCATCTCGCCTGCTCGGTGTATACTCCAGATGAGCGAACACTGGTGcaaattcgatcgttccggcGAACGGGAAAAACGCATCCTGCGCTATGTGTTCCCCCGTGCGTGGGTGCCGATACGGCTCGGCAAGACCGAAGTCGATCAAGTGCAGCGTCTTGCGGGTCGTTCCGCGACCCAGCAGGACATTGTCCGGCTTCAGGTCGCGGTGAACGTACCCCAGCTCGTGGAATGTTTCCAGCCTGTCGAGCAGTTGCAGCGCTAGCTGCGAAACCGTCTTCAGACCGAAGCGTCCTCCGCACAAGTTCAGAAGGTCCTGCAGTGATGGCCCCAGGCGCTCCAAAACCAGTACGTCGCGTTTGCGATACGTACCGGCGTCGATGAGTCTGGGCCATCCACGGGCCTTCTGCAGCCGCGCATAGATCCGGCGCTCCGTGGCGAGCAGGAGCCGGTCCACCTCTTTGCTGGCCATTTTCATCACCACCGGCTGCTTGGAGCGGGCATGGCTGCCCACCAACACCGTGCCGCAGCCACCAGCATCGAATTCGCCTTCAATCCGATAGGTGGAGAGATTCACCACCATCAAGGACTCCGGCGAACTAGAATTGGGCGCACGTCCTTCTCTAATCGACATGTTCGATTCTCTTTGGCCACCTGCTAAATGTAATtagaagcaacagcagaatcaatttttcgcaaaaacactcgaaaaaaccgttaaaagtgagagcgagaaaaaacacGTAACCTTGCGTTTAATCGTAGTGAGGATATAACCTGATGCATAAGTGTGGTCTACATATATAGCCTTTGGTTGGGTGATGTTCACATGTGTACTACGATCGAAACAGCAACTTGACAGATTACGCATTTTCGGCTGGTAACCATCTAGTTACCTCTGTGGTGTGTGGGTTTTGGAAAACGCATCCAAGTGTTGTTACATTTCCAGGTCCGATTTTGGTTCATTTCGTCATACCGGTGTCCTGGCCTGGCGTGGCCTGTGCGAGTTCTGTGCAGATCCTGTGTCGGGTCGTGTGTGCTTCTTCTATTGGGGTTTTCTTTTGTACGGGTAAAAGTGATGGTTTTCTGGGACAGTGGCGCTCAGCATCGTTCCCTTCATCCTGTAACAACCGGTAGGCAATTGTTTACATcgtttaaataatgttttgtttactttcagtCCGTGGATATGAAAAGCCAGCCCAACAGCCAGCAGCTGTATCACACCCGCCACCGTGCGTCTCCATGAGAATGCGTCTAAGTGGTGGACGCTTTTATCTCCGAAACAGGATCAACATCAAAGCATCAACCGGCGgcagaatttaaaaaagaacttATTACCCAGCCTGGATGGACGCAAGTCTTTAAAGTATGAATGCAAAAGTATTGAAAACCTCGCCCGGATTGGAACATagagaactaaaaaaaacatgaaattggtttttgaatttgaatgattGTGAACATTAACATTTAATCGCGTAGCGAAAACGTTTACTTTTTGTTGCAGAGAGAGTCTTCCAAACACGCGGATGTGTGCCTTTGATGGAAACGGTTTATTTCGCGGATTCTAATTACACCTCGTAAAATGGTACCCGTTTTTCGGTCGCGATGTCGAGATGCCGCCGAGATGAAGCGTGCGAATTTGCGAATTGCGATGGCGAGAAAGCACCCGATCGCGCACGAATCGCGCGGCTCATTCGCCTCCTCGAACACGAACCAATGTCCCAATGTCGAACGTCATCTATCGGCGAGATTTAGTACTATTCAGAATCGCTGAATCTTACTGCCAACCGAAGCCgtattttgtagtttttgtgGGATCGTCGCAACCGCGCAAGGTGGATGCAATCCAAGATCAGGTGAGGAAAGATATAGACGAAGACTAAgaaatcattaatttatttgctattttcacCTTTATTCCTTTATTATCTACGAGACACATGGAGACACGAGGACAATTGCAGTAAGTATTTCCTGATTTAGTATCTCTGATGTTTGTTCAATAGAatgaataaatacaaaaatgcacttGCTTATAAGCAAGAaatgttttctgtttgctaTACTTTTTGAAACCAACGGTGTGTAGTGGGTTTAAAAAGGACACCAAAGTCCcccaactatggcgacccacCCACCCGGGTAAAGGGccttttccaccacctgatttttttaatccaccttggcaACACACCCCATCCCGTGCAACGGGTTCAACTGTCAACTTTTTTTCTCGGTTGACTTAACACAACAGGAATTGTCGTAAGGATGGCTGCTACCGGTGGCATTCGGCCGTCATAGCAGCTGCTCATAGGCAccgctgtgctgctgcaggaTGCCCTGGTCCTGGTACGTCGACGCTGCCTTTCCCGCtgcttgtgtgtttggtggtgcATACTATCTCACCACCCGGTATCGTCACTCGCCTAAACAGCCCATCCCAACATCGTCCTCACCGCAATCGGTCACCCAGATTGAGGCTCCAGCGGTGGAAGTAGTAGGAGCACATTCTCCAAGCCGATTGGGATTCTCCAAGCCTGGTTCTCGGTGTACCATCCTCCTGATGTTCCGCTGGCCGATCCTGTAAGTAATCATTCGAACTTGTCAGTGTGGGataatgaatattttgttgtGGCAAACTTAGCTGTTGAAACCGTCGCCGTGAACGACCGCTCTCCCCCGCGTGCAGCAATCTCCAGGCTCCAGGTCAAACGTGAAGCTGAAACGTCTCCTTGCGTTTCACGTTGGCCGTCCACTGCAACTCAAGTGGGGGCCCGGCTGGCCCTTCAATCTGATACTCGCTGCTAGGGTAACTTCAGCGGGAATGATGATCCTTCATCCAGAAATTGCGTGCGTGCCTCGCACTCGCTTGTTCAATGCTTGCACAACCCGGGACACGACACAGGAGAATCTCGATCGACAAGGCTTTGTTACGTGGTTTGCGGCACAGCTTCATCTGCGTTACAGTCTCAACACGTTTAATGGGAGACATGCGCTTCGCATCATTCTCTTAGCGTATGATCCGTGTTCGATCGAACGAAGGTAGGGAGTTTCAATTTGCGATGGCGAGAAACCCGATCGCGCACGAATCGCAGGTCATTCGCTTCCTCGAACACGAACCATCtgaatttagcatc
Coding sequences within:
- the LOC121602818 gene encoding casein kinase I-like, with the protein product MVVNLSTYRIEGEFDAGGCGTVLVGSHARSKQPVVMKMASKEVDRLLLATERRIYARLQKARGWPRLIDAGTYRKRDVLVLERLGPSLQDLLNLCGGRFGLKTVSQLALQLLDRLETFHELGYVHRDLKPDNVLLGRGTTRKTLHLIDFGLAEPYRHPRTGEHIAQDAFFPFAGTIEFAPVFAHLEYTPSRRDDILSLAYMLVFLLRGGLPWYGTEERFDPDEALLLKLCITPSELCRGLPAEFQRLTEYALRMEFCDAPDYTELKRMFRNLLRQHSMQHDLHFDWNRFGC
- the LOC121602809 gene encoding uncharacterized protein LOC121602809, which encodes MPWSWYVDAAFPAACVFGGAYYLTTRYRHSPKQPIPTSSSPQSVTQIEAPAVEVVGAHSPSRLGFSKPGSRCTILLMFRWPILIKCTCSFVEQTLGVPLTVLFG